From Apium graveolens cultivar Ventura chromosome 9, ASM990537v1, whole genome shotgun sequence, the proteins below share one genomic window:
- the LOC141684830 gene encoding pentatricopeptide repeat-containing protein At1g50270 — protein MSSAPARTKLSSSTLYNIIISLIYNHHQMFKNTPSISLLQLQKIHSFLITFGYPQDTFIFKKLLLHSLPSVSNSTHSSFSYISSLFNHIHNPNIILYNAVIKAFSLSVKPHLSILYFSRMCKDGVFPDKHTFPTLLKAVSRAGDQNPFQIYGHIVKAGFDCDEFVENSLVSAFANCGFLDSARKVFDEMSERNVVALTAMIDGYLRNECAEEGLRLFAEMRLVGVMVDERTVVSVLRAVGVVGDVGFGKWVHGFYIESGRVYCDVYVGSALVDMYSKCGYCDDARKAFEEMPYRNVVSWTTLISGCVHCNRFNDALGVFKDMLAENVKPNQSTLTSVLSACAQLGALDQGKWIHEYIDENKFNGNITVCTALIDMYTKCGCIHEAYTVFDNMPVKDVYVWTTMINGLALHGNAASSLYLFSQMLSNGVRPNQVTLVGILNACSHGGFVDEGRKIFKSMKKLYGIEPNMDHYGCMVDLLGRAGCLKEALVLIENMPMDPSPVVWGALFGACMIHKSYELGEKIGNHLIKLQPHHSGRYALLANLCAATQNWKAVAHLRKCMKQKGVIKSAGSSWIEINCVNQEFIAFDKACSENRSIHETLDKILIQMKCSNCPLDTEIITFDLH, from the coding sequence ATGTCAAGTGCACCAGCAAGAACAAAACTCAGCAGCTCCACCTTGTACAACATCATAATCTCTCTAATATATAATCATCATCAAATGTTTAAAAATACTCCCTCAATCTCACTTCTTCAACTCCAAAAAATCCATTCTTTTCTCATTACATTTGGCTACCCACAAGACACATTCATTTTCAAAAAATTACTCCTTCATTCACTTCCTTCTGTATCTAACTCTACACACTCCTCTTTTTCCTACATTTCTTCACTCTTTAATCACATTCATAACCCCAATATCATTCTATACAATGCAGTGATCAAGGCCTTTTCTTTGAGTGTAAAGCCACATTTGTCAATTCTTTATTTTTCAAGAATGTGTAAAGATGGTGTCTTTCCTGATAAACACACCTTTCCAACGCTTCTTAAGGCGGTTTCTCGGGCCGGGGATCAAAACCCATTTCAGATTTATGGTCACATTGTGAAGGCTGGGTTTGATTGTGACGAGTTTGTTGAGAATTCTTTGGTTTCTGCTTTTGCTAATTGTGGGTTTCTTGATTCAGCACGGAAAGTGTTTGATGAAATGAGTGAAAGGAATGTTGTTGCGTTGACGGCGATGATTGATGGGTATCTTAGGAATGAGTGTGCGGAAGAAGGGTTGAGGTTGTTTGCGGAAATGAGATTGGTTGGTGTTATGGTGGATGAGCGGACTGTTGTTAGTGTACTTCGTGCGGTGGGAGTGGTGGGTGATGTTGGGTTTGGAAAGTGGGTTCATGGGTTTTATATAGAATCGGGGAGGGTTTATTGCGATGTCTATGTTGGCAGTGCTCTTGTTGATATGTATTCTAAATGCGGTTATTGTGATGATGCTCGAAAAGCTTTTGAAGAAATGCCGTATAGGAATGTTGTTAGTTGGACTACTTTGATATCTGGTTGTGTTCATTGCAATAGATTTAATGATGCACTGGGTGTGTTCAAAGACATGCTGGCGGAGAATGTTAAACCTAATCAATCCACCTTGACAAGTGTGCTTTCTGCTTGTGCTCAACTAGGAGCACTAGATCAAGGAAAGTGGATTCATGAATATATAGATGAGAATAAATTTAATGGGAATATTACAGTTTGCACGGCTTTAATAGATATGTACACAAAGTGTGGTTGCATCCATGAGGCGTATACAGTTTTTGATAATATGCCAGTGAAGGATGTTTACGTTTGGACCACGATGATTAATGGGTTGGCATTGCATGGAAATGCTGCAAGCTCATTATATTTGTTCTCTCAAATGTTGAGCAATGGGGTTCGACCCAATCAGGTTACTCTAGTTGGTATTCTTAATGCTTGTTCTCATGGAGGCTTCGTGGATGAGGGTCGTAAAATATTTAAATCAATGAAGAAATTATACGGTATAGAGCCTAACATGGATCACTATGGTTGCATGGTTGATCTCCTAGGCCGAGCAGGATGTCTAAAGGAAGCGCTTGTTTTGATTGAAAATATGCCCATGGATCCCTCTCCCGTTGTGTGGGGTGCACTATTTGGTGCTTGTATGATTCACAAATCCTACGAGCTTGGTGAAAAAATAGGAAATCATCTAATTAAGCTACAACCCCATCATAGTGGTAGATATGCCCTTTTAGCAAACTTATGTGCTGCAACTCAGAATTGGAAAGCAGTGGCTCATTTAAGAAAATGCATGAAACAGAAGGGTGTAATTAAGAGTGCAGGATCTAGTTGGATTGAAATAAACTGTGTGAATCAAGAATTCATTGCATTCGACAAAGCATGTAGTGAGAACAGAAGCATACATGAGACATTGGATAAAATTTTGATTCAGATGAAGTGCTCTAATTGTCCTTTAGACACTGAAATAATAACATTTGACCTTCACTGA